From Oreochromis aureus strain Israel breed Guangdong linkage group 4, ZZ_aureus, whole genome shotgun sequence, a single genomic window includes:
- the igfals gene encoding insulin-like growth factor-binding protein complex acid labile subunit: MTSETQAGMQITALMVVWILGTSLVFPQSDTAATEKVAEDPIPCSKVCTCQYDDFISELNMYCSSRNFTQVPTDMPPSTYSLWLDGNRFTSLPAAAFRDLTNLDFLNLQNGQLTTIDPQAFKGLGSLAHIHLERNRLRVLPGTVFQNTPNLASLSLHNNQLSRIEERLFAGLSQIWLLNLGWNSLTVLPETAFHDLQGLRELILAGNRLAYLQPQLFQNLGELKELDLTGNYLKVIKANVFLKLTKLQKLYLAQNQILTVVPRAFAGMKSLRWLDLTNNKVTSLHDDTFLGLHNLHVLRLSHNSITGIRPRTFRDLQYLEELRLSYNRIRTLGDRIFEDLGHLEVLELEHNQVQEAHVGAFTGLSHVAVINLSGSCFRTLPDQMFKGLPRLHSLHLDRGCLTKITTQAFSGLSGLRRLFLQHNNISVVEHQSFVDMVGLSGLDLSFNKLGALTTHTFSGLKNLEYLLLSNNECRQFLQNGTRQILPRLRYLDLRANALTSLVPDFSDNIEKLLLSGNRWKCDCSTLPLRNYALRKSQVIPRLVETHAEGEEPDTTITIYNNITCTSPPRLAGQDLRDVDSEHFQNC, encoded by the exons ATGACCTCTGAAACTCAAG CTGGTATGCAAATCACTGCGCTGATGGTAGTCTGGATACTGGGAACATCACTGGTGTTTCCACAGTCGGACACAGCAGCTACAGAGAAGGTGGCTGAAGATCCCATTCCCTGCTCTAAGGTGTGCACCTGTCAATACGATGATTTCATCTCGGAGCTCAACATGTACTGCAGTTCTCGCAACTTCACACAAGTACCAACTGACATGCCACCATCCACTTATTCTCTCTGGCTGGATGGCAACCGGTTTACATCGCTCCCAGCCGCAGCTTTTCGGGATTTGACCAACCTGGactttttaaatcttcagaATGGCCAGCTGACGACAATTGACCCTCAGGCTTTCAAGGGCCTTGGGTCACTAGCACACATTCACCTTGAGCGGAATCGCCTCCGTGTATTACCAGGTACAGTCTTCCAGAATACACCCAACCTTGCTTCACTTAGTCTGCATAACAACCAACTCAGTCGCATTGAGGAAAGACTGTTTGCAGGACTCTCACAAATATGGCTTCTTAACCTAGGTTGGAACTCATTAACGGTCTTACCTGAGACAGCTTTCCATGACCTGCAAGGTCTACGAGAGCTGATACTCGCAGGAAACAGACTTGCTTACTTGCAGCCACAGCTCTTTCAAAACCTTGGTGAGCTCAAAGAGTTAGATTTGACAGGAAATTACCTGAAGGTGATCAAAGCTAACGTTTTTCTTAAACTAACTAAACTGCAAAAGCTTTACCTGGCACAGAATCAGATTTTAACAGTAGTCCCCAGAGCTTTTGCAGGCATGAAGTCACTTAGATGGCTGGATCTGACAAACAATAAAGTGACTTCTCTACATGATGACACCTTCCTTGGCCTGCACAATCTCCATGTACTTCGTCTTTCTCACAACTCTATCACTGGAATTAGGCCCAGGACTTTCCGTGATCTGCAGTACCTAGAAGAACTAAGACTGAGTTACAACAGGATTAGAACTCTGGGCGATAGGATCTTCGAAGATCTTGGCCATTTAGAGGTCCTAGAACTAGAACACAATCAAGTGCAGGAAGCACACGTGGGGGCTTTCACAGGCCTCTCTCATGTGGCTGTCATTAACCTTTCTGGAAGCTGCTTCCGCACTCTACCAGACCAAATGTTCAAAGGTCTGCCAAGGCTTCACAGCCTACATCTGGACAGAGGCTGCTTAACTAAGATAACAACTCAAGCTTTCAGTGGACTGTCTGGTTTAAGGAGGCTTTTTCTGCAACACAACAATATCTCTGTTGTGGAACACCAGAGTTTTGTGGATATGGTAGGTCTATCGGGACTAGATCTGAGTTTCAACAAGCTGGGTGCTCTCACCACCCATACATTCTCTGGCCTCAAGAATTTGGAGTACTTGCTGTTGTCCAACAATGAGTGTAGACAGTTTTTGCAAAATGGCACAAGGCAGATTCTTCCAAGGCTGCGCTACCTAGACTTGAGAGCTAATGCTTTAACAAGCTTGGTCCCAGACTTCTCTGATAATATAGAAAAACTATTACTGTCTGGAAACAGGTGGAAATGTGACTGCAGCACCCTCCCACTTAGAAACTACGCGTTGAGGAAGTCACAGGTGATTCCTCGGCTAGTGGAGACCCACGCagaaggtgaagagcctgataCGACAATCACCATATACAACAACATCACATGCACCAGCCCACCTCGCCTAGCAGGTCAGGACTTACGGGATGTGGACAGTGAACACTTCCAAAACTGCTAA